The Shewanella zhangzhouensis genome has a window encoding:
- the cspE gene encoding transcription antiterminator/RNA stability regulator CspE: MSIKTTGSVKWFNETKGFGFITPDNGGADVFVHFRAIAVDGFKTLAEGQQVQFNVEQGNKGPQAANVTLL; this comes from the coding sequence ATGTCTATTAAAACTACTGGTTCAGTAAAATGGTTCAACGAAACAAAAGGCTTTGGCTTTATCACCCCAGATAATGGTGGCGCCGATGTATTTGTTCACTTCAGAGCCATTGCTGTTGATGGCTTCAAGACCCTGGCCGAAGGCCAACAGGTTCAGTTTAACGTAGAGCAGGGCAACAAAGGCCCACAAGCTGCAAACGTTACCCTGCTGTAA